From Oenanthe melanoleuca isolate GR-GAL-2019-014 chromosome 4, OMel1.0, whole genome shotgun sequence:
GCAAGCTGAgttctctgctctcctgagagAGTGCCTGCAATTATTGATAGAGTGGGAGTTTCAGAAAGTGTGGTTTGGGGGTTTAGCTTTGAACAACTGACTAATAATTACAGCATTTTGCACATGGGTTGTGAGAGAAGCCTTTTGTTGTtcctttcagagaaaataattctgtatcCAACCACTATTTCAAGCACAAACATCTGGATGATGTTTGTGCACCTACTTTCCCTCGTCACTGAAAGCCACAGCGGAGGCAAAGAAGCATCAAAGCCTCACTCACCTCACACGTCAGTAACTGGAGCCCTCTAGCGAGGCTGCCACGCTCTCAGATCTGCCCTCATTGTATTGAGAGGTGTGACACAAAGGAAGCTTTGCAGCGTTATCCCTCCCCTGAGGCTGCCTTTCCTCAAGTGGCCAGGGCTCATCTCAGCCTCTAGACGGAGCAGtttgctgccctgtgccctgctcaaAGTCCACTTATGCTATCCAGGGGCGTTTAAAGGCAGCTCTAGTGTGGCcatatttgatttatttaaactCCGTGAGGAGGTTTCAAAGGAATTAATATTTAACATTTCAATGGTGCTTGGTGCGACTTCACTTGCAGGATATGAGAGTTGGTCTTCAAAACTGTACATTAccagtttaaatattttaatattaaatgcCTCATCAGTTTATGGAACTATTTGGGCTCTGTTAGTAAGACTCCTGGCATGTGAATATACACAAATGTTTCCTGTGTTGCTTCCCCCATCCTCTTTTAAATGCCAAAATTAGATGTACctgaaaaaaagcctttttttcttctgcaatgTTAGAAGCCAATCCTGTTCTCATTGCTCTGGAAACAAACTCAGACCTAATGAAGTGAGAGCACAGCACTCCTTGGCAGTTCCTTGGGTCTTTTTTCCCTAAAGCCAGCTGAAGATTTGCCTTAgtgtgggacaggcaggattgTGGGACTATACTGTGGGCCTGAGAGATGATGCAGAAGTTAGAAGCTGCATGTGGGAGATAAAAATTGCCATGCAATTGTCATATTTTGGAATATAACTtgtaagcaattttttttctcttgaactattttgtattttattaaaagcctggtactttttaatttcaaatcaCATCTCATTAGAAGATATTTGCAATATTATCTCCCAAGCAGCTATGATATTTAGGTTTGCCAGACACAAACTGCAGTTCCACTTTCCTTTCTGTACAGTATCTGCCTAGAATGAACACTCAGAGTGAAAACCAGGCTTTGCTGATGGTGCAGAAGGATCTCAGCTGGGTGCATACAATGAATGTCTGAATTGCAGACACCTGAGGGGAATCTGCAGATGCCAGGTAAGGACCTCACTCATTGTGTCAGCTTAAGGGGGATGCAAAGGATGGGGTTTACAGCCAGCTGCCAGGCTGAAGAGGGGATGATTCCCCTCACTGTCCTGCAAAAACAGCACCACAAGACATTTGTTAACACTTTTAAGTTTTGTGCTCATTCAGACACTGTTTGACATTCCAGACTTCAGAAATTAATGGGCAAGCCAGAAATAACATTTCACCATTGTAGTACACATGGCAGGGATGATTGTGTAGCTTTTTCCTACCTTCAGGGCAGGTAATGGGATTAGAACAGGAAGAGAGAAGTGACATGCATCATAGGTAAACCACAGTCATCAATCTCTTCCTGTGCAGTATAAAAAAAAGTACAGTCACTGTAATAGGCTCTGGGATTCCCCATAATCAACTAGAACTTCAAATTTCCCTTTCTGAATATATGTGGTTAGTACTAGAAACTTTTAATCAGCAGAGTGGAAGAGGAATTACGTGACAGACTACTGCACCTAAGAATTCCTCTCTTAGAAAGAAGAGataaatgaaagtgaaaatgtGCTTTGTGAACCATTGaagactttaaaataattaagaaaaatagaCAATAAGCACAAAAACTTCTTAACTtgcaaaacagttttatttcccACTTATACAAAGTTaagacattttaaaacacagcactATAGATTACATCTAAGCCACCATGTTAACAGGGAACTTCTCAGGCCTCTGGAGCTTTAAGGGATTTGAAAGTTTTGAAGCTGATTATCTGCAAAGGATAAAccctcctgcagagccacatAATCAGACAGCAGGCTGTGTGTCAGTGCTCTATAATCCAGAAGGAAATGTGGCTCTCCAATAAGTCCTGCATTGACAGTATATATACAAGGGTACTCCTAAAAAAAAACTACCTCAACACTTGTGATGTGCAAAATAGATTTGGACTGCAGGGATCTAAATATATTCAGTGCTTCACGGATGTCCATGGTGAACTACTTTCTCACTTCAGAGGCAAATCCTCTCTGCAATGCAACTGTCAACAAGATAAAATTTACTTTAGGGCACCATGGAACTGAACTTTTTAGGTACCTGAAATCCTGGAGTAACAGCAGCTCTGTAATGTCTGGGGAGTAAGAACAATGGCACAAGGTGTTGCCTGGTTATAAACAATAAACTTTGGTCACCTAAGCAGGTTACATTCAAGTTTCATTCTGGTTTCAGGTGATCAGATAAGCACAAGAACATCTATGGATGGCACACAGCTCCAAAGGAAGAACCAAATCTACATTTGCTTTACATTAAATCCAAAAACAACTTGTCATAGGAAAACAGTGTTTcatacagaaatacaaacaaataTGCAATTTTAGAGTCTTTCATGGAAATAAACAACAGGAGACAAATACCAAAAGATAACCTAAAAACcttcaaaggaataaaaaatactgGCTTGTCCCTTCAATCAGTAGCCTTAGGAAAGGCAAAGTagcctttcccagcagcagcgGGAATCTTCACATCTCAAGTGAAGTATCTTTTAATTAAATAGTAAAACACAGCGGGTTTTATCCAAAATGGCAATCAGGGAAGTTGTTATGGTGGAGGGGAAAGGACCCTGGCTTGCAGGCTCAGTTCATCCTTTCTTTTGACTTCTGCAGTATCTCATTTTGGCAGTTTTGGGTGCTGCAGCCCTCCTTCCTCAATTATCTTTGttgaaaaagaaaccaaaaaatctGCCTTTTCAGACTTTGTTCACATGGCAGAAAATATGCAGGAGGCACAAGCCCAGTTTTTAAGCCTTTTCCAGGTTATCTTTTGGACCAGTTGTATAGCAAGGCAACAAATACTAGTATAAGCTAGTTTTCTTCATGATCCTCAAAAATTCTTGCTCACTTACTTCCCCATCTCCATCTCGATCAGCTTCGTCAATCATTTCCTACAAAACACAGTGTACATTTGATCAGGCACTGGACTCTAAACACAAGATAGTCCACTcattaaaacaataaatcagAGGCACTTCATGTGAAAACAGCTATGTATTTGACtgcttttcatatttctgaCCTCTCAGCCCTTTTGGTATAGGACTAAATTCCCACCCAATCCCTAGCAGCTACAGGAATGGTCTGTGCCTATCAGAAAAGCTCTTGCAAATCAGAACGTACCTGAAGTTCTTCATCTGTTAGATTTTCTCCCAGTTCCTTGGCAACCCTTTTCAAGTTTTTGAATGAAATTTTTCCTGTGCCATCATCATCAAATAATCTGAAAGCTTTCaggatttcttcttttgaaTCCTTTTCGCTCTAAACCAAGAGTAAAGCATATATTAATCAGAAAATCCCTGACACTGATATGCTCCTTTTTCTTATGCTGCAAGAATTTCTGCTAAGAATTCCTACCATTTTCTGTGTCATCATAGCCAAAAAGTCTTCAAAGTTGATGGTGCCACTTCCTTCCTTGTCAATGTCTGCTATCATCTTCTTAATCTCTTCCTTCTTTGGTTCAAAGCCTAAGGCACGCATTGCAACCTGTGCCAAAACGGCAAAACCAATTCTGTTAGGAAGAATTCTGGTGTTAGAGCTGAGCTAAAACCTGTCTCATTTCCTTGTCCAGAACTCTAGTCACAAGTCACTGCCATAAAAACACCCTGGTGTCCTCGACCATCTTCCTTCATCTTGCTGAACAATAGTGTAGGTTTGATATTCTTAAGATGTTGTCTTGCCTATACGGTAGTGGAAAGCCACAATTTTTATCAGGCAGAGGTAATTCATGTTTCCAGATTACAGATGCAGAAATTGAGCAGAGTGTATGTGAGAAGTCAAGGTAAAGGAGAGAATTAAAGTGTTTACGcttacaaaaaaaacaaacacataaaaTCAAAGGGAGACAACTGAAAATCATCTTCCCCCTTGTATTGCTGTGTATGTACACACGCTGCCTGAATTGTTACTGAACCACAACTCagagttcttttaaaaattaaaaaccaggTAATTTTTGGATTATGTACGTGCAAATATGGTTGTAACTTTCCTGAATGAGTACAAAATCTGTGTTTAGTTCTCaggtgaagaaaatatttgctacACGATACTCATCCCAGAACAACCCAAGTCCACTTCCCAGGAACAGGCACCTTGGTCATGAAACCTGAAACTGTTTAGTTTCTCTAATGCTCAGCTATTCAAAGTTGTCAGATTTAAACAGCCACATAGTAGAGAAGCCTGTCTGCAGTGAAGAATTACATGCAGAGTGCACCCCAAATTCAGTCATGACATAACCCTTCTTTGTACCccaaaactgctttaaaaatagggttggacaaacagaaaaagcagctaCAATTTTGAGAtcaaagatattttcattttagaggagaaagaaaagtaaagtTTGAAAACCTTCAGTTCTTTTATGTCGATGCTTCCCGATCCATCAGTGTCAAACAAATCAAAAGCTTCTCTGATCTCCTGCTTTTGCTCTTCTGTAAGTTCAGGTTTCAAGccacttttcttcctctgggCTGTACCTAAGCCAGGTTTTCTATAGTTGGATGCCTTCAGAAAGTGAAGGGAGAGAACAGATAAGAAACAGTGCATTCTAGGGAGAATTTCAAATATACTTAATTATAAATGACAACATTAATCAACACACAATCTGTCCCATAAGGAGAACTAATCTGCTTGTGCTGAGCTGCTACATCATTATCCAGGACACTTCCAAGACCTTTCCTGCCTCTGGTGTAAGCCAGTGGAGTATAGAGTATTTCCCCTCACCtataaagcaggaaaaatgccTTCCTCAAGTaaagttttggttttaaatcaGCAGCAGACAGATTTTCGTTCTGCAGTCTTGAATCTGCACAGAATCATGGAAGGAAAGGCattccctcccacccccagctTCAACTAGTCGGGCTTTATAAAAGTAAGTAACACAAGCACAAAGCAAGGAGTTTGTAACCTAGTTACTGCTGACCAGGCTCTTGCCTCTGCTGTATTGTTGCTATTTTTAGGGCTGGGATCTCTCTTTTAATTCAGAAGATTCtattttcttgtatttgttAATGACATTTCGTTTTTCAACGTGATTTGTCTCTCCCAGGTTGGACTGGCTCACCCCCAACCTCCCTCTGCTATCAACACAGGTATCAGACTTCTATTCTTTATatgctgctctgggaagaagACAACGAGACCTTTTCCTGGCTACGGAGACTTACTGCTCCATTTATTCCACATCTCAGTAGAGCAATTCCCTTTCAGGTTCCACCTCCGGGCCTGGCCGGTGCCATTCCAACAACGCCCGTGCCAACAAAAACCAGGCATGCCAACAGCAGGTGACGTATTTTGCGAATCCCGGTGTTTTTCCCATTGGAGCGGGGAGGCCTCTCCGGGGTGCGTTATGCGAGATAACCGGGCAGCAGCGACGGCCTGGGCAGCGGTGGAACCTGAAGGGGGTTTGCACAACCCGCGGTGCCGGCGGGAGGGGCCGGAGGGGCTCGGGGAGGCTGCGGTGGGAAGGGAGCCCGCGGCGGGGAGGGCGCGCTCACCATCCGGCCGGGAACGCCGCTCCGGGACGGGACCGGACGGGACGGGAGGGGAGCTCCGCACCGCCGCGCGCAACCGCCGCGCGCCGCCCGGCCGGCCAATGAGCGGGCGGAACGAGCGCGGGAGCCCGCCCCCCCCCCACGGCGCCGGCCAATGGCGGCTCGGCGTGCCCGTGAGGGACAGCTGAGGCAGCGCGAGGGCGGGCCGGCCCGCGCGGCGCCGGAGGGAGCGGCGGCCGTGTCCAGGCAACTCCGCGTCCAGGGAAgcgccgggagcgccgggagcgCGGCCCCTCCGGTGAGACacccgccccggcccgccggGCACCCTGCGGCCCGCAGGAAGCGGCCAGGCCGCCGCCAGTGCAGTTCCGGTGTGTCCGCTCCGGGCGGCTTCCCCCCGGCCGTGAGGGGCAGGCGGGCCGGGACGCGCTTCCTCTCCCTAGTGATACTACGACATAATAGTCAAGTGGACTTCCGCTGTgtgggatgggaaaaaaaaaaaaaggaaaaaaaaaagagaaaaaaagagtgttTTTTGGATTTGGAATAGCTACGCAAAGGGGCCTTTAGGGAACTGGAATAAATGATGTGAATAAattccagtacctgaagggagcttACAGGAAAGATGGGACAGAACTATTTACAAGGGCATATAATGATGAGACAAGAGGGGATGGGTTCAAACTGGCAGACAAACGATTTAGAATGAATATTAGAAAGTCTTTATTGTGAGGGCAGTGACAGattggcacaggttgcccagagaagctgtgggtgtcccatccctggaagtgtccaaggccaggctggatggggctctgagcaagctggTTTGGTGGAAGGTgatcctgcccatggcagcgGGTTgaaactggatgatctttaaggtcccatccaacccagaccattctgtgatttgaaTCTGAGCATAAGAGGTACAGGGCTTGGGGTTCTCAATTCTTGGTATGTATACTTAGTTACTATACAAAAAGGGAGCTTTATTTTAATCCACATGGTCATCTACGGAACCATGGTGTGGAGGATATTTTGagggaaagaatatttttgtgtgttaaGAATGAATAGTTGGTCTAAACTTTAAAAGTCTTGGCAGTGTGTAAGTTATGAAGAAGTgacattgcttttattttgcttaatgAAGTATTAATGCATGCTAATCGGACTAAACAGAACTTGGAATAAAGTATGTTTTTCCAGACTTGAAGGTTAAAGTCAGTGGCATGCCTGTTGTTACCAAGAAGGATCTGCACAAAGCCCTTGAGTTTGGCATGTAATTTGTCCATTCTGCTCTAATGAACTATTGCCCTAAGTAAGGCAAATAATTGAAATTCCAGACatcagggcaggagggaggtggTAGTTCCACACAGCCTGTACTGCTGAAAGTGTAAGAAACCATGGGAattaacagctctttactaTCAGCTAGCCAGAAAAAGTTCCATGGCATTTTAACAGTGCCccatttcagcagctctgcccattGATTTCTCATAGTAAGTATGCAGGAAGAAGACCTGCTTTATACAGAGGaaagctgtgctcagggctAGACTGTTAAGTCAATTTTTCGGTGGTTTGTGCTGTGGTGTGCTGTGAGGATGGGGCAGTAATTTGTGATCTGTTCACAGATGCTGCCCACTGCCCATGGCTTTCAGGGATGTGAATGCCAGGAGACACATTGGACTCCAGCAGCTCTCATCCTTAGCATCCACTGGGAGAACATTCCTGGGGCCAGTGAAATCACATAAATTCATTGTGGATGAAATCACCAACCAGAGCACATTGATTTCTTCTGCTGTTAGACTGATTGAAAGTTTGGATTTGACAAGTGCTGTTGGACAGCTTCTTAATGAAACCATTCAGGCTCAGAACAAGGAGTTCAAGACTGGGATGAGTACCCTGTTGTTCCTGGTTGGAGCATGGAGTAATGCTGTGATGGAGTGCCTCCAGCAGAACGTTCCTGTTCCAGCAATAGTGACTGTGATGTCTGAGGCGTTGAACTCTTGCTGTGAGAGAGTCCAGTGTCTTCAAACACCAATACGAGATGTAAAGAAAGAGCTGTGTTCTAGCCCAGTAGGGCCAAAGCCTTGTGAAAGCAAAACTGGCCAAGTTGGATGTGATGGTCTTACAAATCCTtggaattttctttgttttcagagagATATTTCTGCAACAAAACAAGTAATTCCAGTAAATTCTTGTTCCCATCAAGGAGATGATTGTAGTTTTAACAAGTTCCTGGTTTCTCCCTTGGCTGGCTTTGGTTCAGTGGCTTCTGTTGTCAAAGCAACGGGTGACAGAAGTTCATCTGCACTGTCTGGCAGTGGCggtactgcatccagctctgtcACACGGAAGTTAACCCACAGCAGGCACTTCAGCACTCTAGGGAAAAGCCATTTTTCAAGTCAGCAAGGTAGTTTTCAGGGACACCTTTCAGGACCATCAGCAGATCTGTGTGGATGTTGTGGTTTAGGACACCTGGCAACGGCTCTGAGCCATGGAAACCAGACCAGCGTGAAACTGCTACAAAGCATCGCTGCTTATCAGCAAGAGAGAGCAGAGTGCAGTGGCTCTTCCCAGATTAATATCACAGAGATTGTGACGTGCTGTGTGCTGGGCCTGCCTGAGGGCTATTCCTGTGTCTCCCCAGGCTTTGTCACGTTAGTGTCACCAGAGCAAGCCACTGTCGTCAAACACTTTGCAGACAAACCCCTGCGGATTCTGCTGATGGATGGTGACCTCACGGAGCGGTATCGACACTTAGGTTTTAACAGACCGTGTAATGTAAGGACTGTTTTGGAGCATCCCAATCCACAGGGAAGCAGCGCAGGAGATGTGTGGCTAAGCAGAATGTCGGATATTCTGATGAGCTTTGAGGTAAACCTGGTTTTGGTCAAAGGAAACGTGTGCAAAGACTTGATGGAAAGGTGCCTCGCCAGCAGGATATTGGTAATTGGCTGTGTGGCTCGGGATGTGCTGCGTGCCTTTGGGGCAGCCACAGGTGCCCAGGCAGTGACGTACCTGAGCCAGGTGAACGCTTCCTGTGTGGGGAATGGGGTCTGGGTGGAGCTGTGGGAGGCTGGCGATGGGCGTGCTGTGGATCTGGGTGAGCTGGTGCCGGTGCGGATTGGCGCAGGAGGCCTCGCCCTGCTCACGGCTGTGCTCACCACTGCCCTGCCTTGcaaggcacagctcctgcaagaCCAGTTCTGGGCTTTGCTCTATCGACTCCATCATGCTCTGAAGGACGGGAAGGTTTTCCCTGGGGGCGGTGCAGTGGAGCTCCTGTGCCTCAGTCACATCCAGGCGCTCGCGGAGCAGCCCAGGCGACCAGGAAACGACAGAGCTGTGAGAGAGCTTCCCAGTCCCTGGCTGGCAGAGTACAGATCCATTGTGCTTCAGGCACTGGCAAGCGGCTGGAAGCAGTACCTCTCCGTGCTCCTGTGTAACACTGTCAAGGCCAGCTCCGAGCTGCAAGCAGGTGCCTCAGTGGATCACCACCTCCAGAAAGCAGCGGCCTGTGGCTCTCCCTCAGCGTACATTTTGGAAGAGTTTAGGAGAGGTGGAGTGTTCAGAGGCAGCTCTGATCCCTTCCCTTGCCAGGTCACAGATTCAAAGGTTTGTGATAATGTTGCAGCCAAGACAGAGGCGTGGAGGAGAGCTCTGgacctggtgctgctggtgcttcaAACTGATGCTGAAATCATCACAGGCCCCAGAAGGAATCAGATCATGAACTCGCCTATGTCAAGtgaatttatgtttttatagGATTTTCAGGATTTGTTAATCCATGAGTCAGTGAGAGAAGCCCAGGTTCGACCTACATGGCTTTTATAAAGCAAACAGTGAGATGTGATTGTGACTTTAGAATGTAACAGCAGAAGTCAGAATGAGAGACAGTCACAAGGTAATTTCTTATTTCTAGAAATGAGAATTaaatagcaaacaaaaaaaccacttgTGTGCTTATCTCTAACGCAGGCCATGCATTTCTAGCTAATGATATTGCCTGTATGGATGTCTCCTCATGTCTGCTGAAGAGAGGGAGGGATCTCTTACATAAGATTGCTGTACTTGTGTTAAATGAAAGACTATACTGTAATTATTTCTTAATACCTTGTTCTTAATTGTTGCATACTGCAAACATAAGATTTAAACTTGAAATAACGTGTTACATTTTATACTGAGAGATTGTATGAATAGATTctatttttgtatatttatatgttCCATATATCTCTGATTTCCCAATATATACTCTCTGGAATTTCTCTAGTTTTGACCAATTCAGGCTGAATCCTTCCTTGTGGTATTAAAGATTGGATGCATCTCTacacaaaattttcttttacatttccAACTGGATTTTTAGATAATTTCCATGGGGTCTTTCAGCTATTCttgcagagaggaaaatgttGCTGTAAGTTTTAGGTGTTGGCCAACAACTGGAAATGAATCCATCCTGGTGGTTGAGGACGGCATTTTTGCTGTGTTACAGCACTGACAGTTTGAAAGCTGGGCACTGGAGAGCTGGCACTTCATTGCAAGAGAGAGGTGTGTAACTatggagatatttttttctgaacttgGCATTCTGAGTCACACTGAAAGTGAAATGTCTCACCAGGCTGGTGAAAATAGAAtggaaaaagaatggaaatgGTGATGCTAAAGAACATCCTTGCATTCAAGAAGTTTCTCATTAAAATACTCGTGGCTGGCAGCACAGATAATGAAATTCATCCACAAATAAGGTTTAGATACTTATTGGGGGTATTTCTGTATTAAAGTCATGTTACATCTCTGAGTTTCTGAcctgaaatgaaatattctggttttctttcagaTCCCAGAATTTGGTGGATTTTGGCAATATACTatacttaaaattttaatttggagCAGTAGTTCCTAGTAGGATAAGAATCTCATTAGATTACAGTTTCGATCATCCTGCAATtatgttttcattattaattGGTTGACAAATTGATGTGCAGCTGCTTGGCCACACTCTTGATGTACCAAgatgtgagagagagagagtctGGTAGATCAAAAGAGGCAAAAGGAGCTGTTAAGTGAGAATTAAATGGAAACACGACATATAAGTAAATATAAACAgactctgctgctctgcaagcGTTTGCAGCTCATGTTTGGCTTTACACTGCTTTTCTCAAGCCTCCTGTGCTGAGCATTGCATAACCCCTGTTACCAGGAAAAGATCCACTTGGACTTTATTTGAATAATAGAGTGAAGTGTGTTATGGAAAATCTGCAGACAGGAATTGTATTGAGGTGGTCCAACATCTATTTATGGGACTCTTAGACACTGGGAGCTGACACACCAAATGTTGAGAAAGTCCAAAATGATGTAATTTTTCCAATCAGgcttttaattatatatttaaatattgtgATGCTGAAACTGGGATAAGCGGTTTTCAAAAAAGCTTCAGATgttacattttcattaattaatacCTGTTTTTCTACAGGCCCGTGAAATTGAACAATTTATAAACTAGGTACATCCTGTATACTGGGTTACTTAAAATTCTGTCTTTGATATGCACAGAAGATTACCATGCAAGCTCTCCTCAAGGCATCCTCTCCTGGAATTTGGAGTGCAACATACTGGTGTGGCTCCCTCAACCTCAGGTCTCCTAAAGCTCTCTGCACCAGGCAATGGAGATCCTGTGCCTGTCTGCCATGGCACTCGGCACAGAAAGGATTTCAACATCTGCCACGGGTGActtcagctcctgccaggcagaGGCTCCTCCTCTGGACACAAAGGCTGTTTGTGTAGGGCTTGGTGTGATGGCAGAGCTAAGCCCTTACATGTGATGTGCTTGGGAAATTGGGAAATGGCTGAGATTTCAGGGAGTTGGCACATCTTGCTCCCTGCTGGAACCAAGTCCCAATCAGGTGCTTTGTTTCTTCCTTGCATCCCCGTGTCCTCATTCCCAGCTCACTCCACTTTCTGTTCAGGGCTGATGGCattgtatttcatatttctctttataaaacatatttttaggCCTCTGCTCCTTGAAGATTTCCTGAAATGCAGTAGAAGTCTTCCTAATCATAGTGACCAGACCCTTGTCCCAAGCTGAGCCAGCCTGGAGGGCACAGCCACCTGTGAATTCTGTCCCTGTAAGGGACATTAGATCAGTGATCAGTGGCTGTCAGGAGGCACCTGAgagttttcctgctgccaggtgTGCTGAAATTGTGAGCTGGGAAATGTAGGGGACTGTGTGTACCTACAGCAGTCCCCAGGTAGGCAAAGGAGTGactctgggagggtgaggagaaAACTATTGAGACTTTGCACTGAACTCCTTTAGATATCCCAGACCAGGGCTGATGGAGAGGCTGGGAGaacattttcccttctttttttttttttttttttttaagaggagaGAGTTGGAGAGGGCAATCGAATCTAGGAGAAAAGTTATCAAGTGACAAGAGGttttcagctctgctcacaAGGATGAGGTGACTGGCAGGCCTGAGTCATCCCGTAAGTCCACTGCCAGCAAAAAATCATTCTGAAGAATGGTAAGAAGTGACCTCCTTCCATGCAAAGCAGG
This genomic window contains:
- the BBS12 gene encoding Bardet-Biedl syndrome 12 protein isoform X1; the encoded protein is MSELQTPEGNLQMPGWTGSPPTSLCYQHRYQTSILYMLLWEEDNETFSWLRRLTAPFIPHLSRAIPFQVPPPGLAGAIPTTPVPTKTRHANSRCCPLPMAFRDVNARRHIGLQQLSSLASTGRTFLGPVKSHKFIVDEITNQSTLISSAVRLIESLDLTSAVGQLLNETIQAQNKEFKTGMSTLLFLVGAWSNAVMECLQQNVPVPAIVTVMSEALNSCCERVQCLQTPIRDVKKELCSSPVGPKPCESKTGQVGCDGLTNPWNFLCFQRDISATKQVIPVNSCSHQGDDCSFNKFLVSPLAGFGSVASVVKATGDRSSSALSGSGGTASSSVTRKLTHSRHFSTLGKSHFSSQQGSFQGHLSGPSADLCGCCGLGHLATALSHGNQTSVKLLQSIAAYQQERAECSGSSQINITEIVTCCVLGLPEGYSCVSPGFVTLVSPEQATVVKHFADKPLRILLMDGDLTERYRHLGFNRPCNVRTVLEHPNPQGSSAGDVWLSRMSDILMSFEVNLVLVKGNVCKDLMERCLASRILVIGCVARDVLRAFGAATGAQAVTYLSQVNASCVGNGVWVELWEAGDGRAVDLGELVPVRIGAGGLALLTAVLTTALPCKAQLLQDQFWALLYRLHHALKDGKVFPGGGAVELLCLSHIQALAEQPRRPGNDRAVRELPSPWLAEYRSIVLQALASGWKQYLSVLLCNTVKASSELQAGASVDHHLQKAAACGSPSAYILEEFRRGGVFRGSSDPFPCQVTDSKVCDNVAAKTEAWRRALDLVLLVLQTDAEIITGPRRNQIMNSPMSSEFMFL
- the LOC130252455 gene encoding uncharacterized protein LOC130252455; protein product: MASNYRKPGLGTAQRKKSGLKPELTEEQKQEIREAFDLFDTDGSGSIDIKELKVAMRALGFEPKKEEIKKMIADIDKEGSGTINFEDFLAMMTQKMSEKDSKEEILKAFRLFDDDGTGKISFKNLKRVAKELGENLTDEELQEMIDEADRDGDGEVSEQEFLRIMKKTSLY
- the BBS12 gene encoding Bardet-Biedl syndrome 12 protein isoform X2, with translation MAFRDVNARRHIGLQQLSSLASTGRTFLGPVKSHKFIVDEITNQSTLISSAVRLIESLDLTSAVGQLLNETIQAQNKEFKTGMSTLLFLVGAWSNAVMECLQQNVPVPAIVTVMSEALNSCCERVQCLQTPIRDVKKELCSSPVGPKPCESKTGQVGCDGLTNPWNFLCFQRDISATKQVIPVNSCSHQGDDCSFNKFLVSPLAGFGSVASVVKATGDRSSSALSGSGGTASSSVTRKLTHSRHFSTLGKSHFSSQQGSFQGHLSGPSADLCGCCGLGHLATALSHGNQTSVKLLQSIAAYQQERAECSGSSQINITEIVTCCVLGLPEGYSCVSPGFVTLVSPEQATVVKHFADKPLRILLMDGDLTERYRHLGFNRPCNVRTVLEHPNPQGSSAGDVWLSRMSDILMSFEVNLVLVKGNVCKDLMERCLASRILVIGCVARDVLRAFGAATGAQAVTYLSQVNASCVGNGVWVELWEAGDGRAVDLGELVPVRIGAGGLALLTAVLTTALPCKAQLLQDQFWALLYRLHHALKDGKVFPGGGAVELLCLSHIQALAEQPRRPGNDRAVRELPSPWLAEYRSIVLQALASGWKQYLSVLLCNTVKASSELQAGASVDHHLQKAAACGSPSAYILEEFRRGGVFRGSSDPFPCQVTDSKVCDNVAAKTEAWRRALDLVLLVLQTDAEIITGPRRNQIMNSPMSSEFMFL